The genomic interval gttgttctggaagtggagttctcctttaaattagtctttaaaaacactaatagcAAATCCcaaaacaaatacacattttaatacattacaatGTTGTGATACCCATATTTACttttagcattttgtttttattgttatggattttatttttttagtatagtGTAAAAATTAGAGATTTTTAATATTGGCCATTTATTGGTTATCAGCCATTACTTATAATAATGCCTGTGCATCCCTAGCTGCTTTCTTATATCTATAAATGATCACTTTTCAAATTTCACTtcacagatttttatttttttttattttttttattttaatctccagagtttatgttgtttttgtaacCATGAGTAACAGTGATAGATGTAGGAGGGTTCCTTCAAATGTGAGAGTatatatggatgaaaactgaGATGCTCTGAATCCATTTAGGGAATTAAAATGGATGGGCATGTActatatttttatctttatctttaCTAAACTTATGTTTATAATTGTCAAcctttttacaaagaaaatcatTTCAGCATCTGGATTAGACGTGATGACTTCAAATGAGACTCAAACTGAGAATATATTTCTCTGCTATCCACTCCAGCCGAACTCCTGCCTGAAACGGCATCGTCTTACTGTGGTTAAAGTGGCAATATATGCTGTCTTGTTGCTGATGATCCTCACAACAGTTTTTGGGAACCTGCTGATCATCATCTCCATCTCTCACTTCAAACAGCTTCAGTCTCCAACTCATCTGATCGTTCGCTCTCTGGCTGCCAGTGACTGTCTGCTGGGCTCTTTGGTCATGCCGTACAGCATGGTGCGATCTGTTGAAGGCTGCTGGTATCTGGGAgattttgtgtgtaaagttCATTCTAGTTTTGACATGACCTTCTCTATTTCCTCATTGCTGCATCTTAGTTTAATATCTGTTGACAGGTACTGGGCCATTTGTGACCCTCTGAGGTACAAAATGAGGGTCACAAACAACACTGTGACTGTTTTTATTACCTTCACATGGCTGTTTTCATTTCTCTACAGCTTTCCTATTGTGTTTTCAGGTGTAAACAAAATTGGCTTGGAGTCGTTCATAATGCAGGTTTACTGTGTGGgaagttgtgttttgtttttcaacaaAGAGTGGGGTATTATATGTCCAGTTCTCACATTTTTTCTTCCTGGGACGATTATGAGCtctctgtatttaaaaatattctatGTTGCACAAAAACATGCAAAGGTTATGTCAGAAAGAGTGACTGGAGGGATGAAGAGCCAAAGCTCTgctcacagagagagaaaagcaGCTAAAACTCTGGCCATTGTTATGGGTGTTTATTTGTTCTGCTGGCTGCCCATTTTTATTGCAGCTATCATTGATTCTTTCCTTAATTTTGTGACTCCTGGTGATGTTTTTGATGCTTTGTTTTggtttgcatatttaaactcGACTTGTAACCCCTTGATTTATGGATTTTTCTATCCTTGTTTTCAAAAGGCCTTTAAGATTCTCATATCCACTTACATCTGTGGCATCAAGCATTCTAACACATTGATATTTGAATGAATACTCCTTTCATACTTATTTCAGGCATcacaacaaatatttatttttatgtaatttttatttcatatatgctGAAACCATTTTGCAAATGTGTTTTACTGAGAGCaatcttaatatttttagtaatcTGATGAAAAAGAGGGTTTgtattatattcaaaatatatttcaattattCTAAAACAACCTAAAGAGCCTGCATTTTtgtgaaattaacattataaattgcttttaatgcattaaactcTTTTGATCACGTCAGTGGGTTTACATTACTGGCTTGGCAGTTTGTTTGCTTTACATTTCCTGATTAAGGTCCAGATGATTGAAGGAAGTATCCTCAAGTGTACTAACCTGGTCACACTTATATCTTatgtttaaaaaactgaaaagagaaaaaagacatgacTGACAGAAAACCAGTTATAATTTGAAAGTTAAAATGTATAGACATTTTTCTAGACAGAGCTGTAGTTCACTGAGAAGCTACGCAAACAGCTGTCATCATCGCGAGAAATTTCTTTCGATTTCATTATCGCTCGATTAAATCATCTTCGATAATGAACGCGATATAACGTAGCTTTTCAGTGAACTATGGCTCTGTgtactaaatgctgctccatctgaaagcacctgctggagatttactactgattacACAACCAGCTTCACTGAACAAATGCACATGACAATTGCCtttgattaatcgtgcagccctaattatGATACAAAAAGTGTTGTCAAACGATtcatcacgattaatcgcatccaaaataaaagttacataatatatgtactgcgtatatttattatatatatatatgtgaatacagtatatatacagtacatattaggggtgtgacgagacacttatcccacgagacgagacgagacgagacacgagactgggttcacgagaacgagacgagactagatttttaaacttttcttaagaaatcctcagtgatgaaatatatagggaaaatagtcttttatccaactgaaaaagacaatcCCCAAAAATGGAGGTGCATTTTGAAccttatgaaattaaacttccattttaatgaattatatgtagtaataaacaacatttaaacaagagcttcacgattctggataaattgagaatcccagttgtttttaataaattggagcttgcgattctctcacgattctggagaaaaaagattagaaaactaaacaaaataacgtaatttactagtggttctgacaaactgttcattgcttaagtcttttaaaaacatatattcatttaaacaaaaaaacaaacaaacaaacaaacaaacaaaaagcattcaatgaaggagtcagtgtctcaatttattaagacttgtttgactattgaaatctcctgaatgaatgattcaatgacatacattttttaaacaggcagttgtcgccacctcctggcggaaaaggataagcgttactatacatacaagatagtttcgttttgatcgctactgtagacaataagtgtttatacgcaaactataaacttttatcccagtacttctgttatttaaatgtctgtaacacagaaataatgattataatgtggttgaaaagactgtttgtgttgctcctTCTgagttcacatttaccccgaccctctgattcattaacatgggcagcgacaaaatgTGCTTCTCACGttccactgacactcgcgatttcattaaatgtccatccctacagtataaactgcaggtatctcttgttctttgaaaccacaataatggggaagactgctgacatggcaatggtccagaagacaatcattgacgcCCTCCACAAAGAGGATAAGTCACAGAAGGCcattactgaaaggggtggctgtttacagagtgctgtatcaaagcatattaaaggCAAAGTtaactggaaggaagaaattgggtaggaaaaggtgcacaagcaacagggatgaccgtAAGCTAGAGAACACTGTCAAGCAAAgccgattcaaacacttgggagagcttcacaagaAGTGGAATGAAGCCGGAGTTAGCGCATCAAGAATCACCAAGCCAtttttgaaacagaaacaacgtcagatgcatcttacctgggctaaggagaaaaagaactggACTATTGCTCAGTGGTataaagtcctcttttcagataaaagtaaattttgcatttcatgttgaaatcatggtcccagagtctggaggaagactggagaggcacagaatccaagctgcttgaaatCCAGTGTAGGGCTGTGACGGTGGCAGATTTTTTTCCACCGCGGTGGTATTGGTCCAACTACCGTCGGTGGCGCAgtgttgatatataattttgaaacataACAAACGTGTGTGTTTATTCAAGccaaaacacaaaagtaaatatcaaagacattatacatttaaataagaaagtagccaaaataagaacagtaaatattaaactaaaagcTGTTGGACTTGATAGTGTTGCTTAGAACTTaccaaatatccagtggtccaTGGATAGTGATATGCAGCCAGGAATCGTGTTTCCTGACATTTATATGTGCTTAACGGTggggaaataaataaagcaaatttgcctgtgaacCCTTTTTGTAATTGCGAAATGGGTTGATCTAAATcttaaatcagtgtttttacaTCCAGTTATGTAGAATTTAACATGATAAATAGTTAACTGATGAGTTGTCAGTACAATATATTAtaagtagggctgcacgataaatcgaaATGAAATTGCAATCACGATTAATTAAAAGCTTTGATCGTCATGCGTATATTTCAGTGAAGCACGGTTCTAtgatcagcagtaaatctcTACCTGAAGGCCAGAAGGCGCTCTCGCGTGGAAACTCCAAATACGCCCAAAGAAGACAGGATcgctgcagctgaataaacagaagatttaacTGCTTTCACTGATTCAGCGTGACTAATAAATACACGACTATGACAATGTTTATCTGAGTTATACATCtccttataatacagtatatagtaATGCAATGCCTTTATCACTGCTTCCGAATACTATGAAAACTATTtgtgccttattctgtgtaaaaagccacatcatctcacagaaggatttatttcaaacactcaactgacgttatgaagtgagtttggagtaaaaacatgttattgaATGTGATATTTTCACGTGCTTTCAGATGTAGCAGTATTTCTAGACAGAGCTGTAGTTCACTGAGAAGCTACACAAACAGCTGTCACTAACACGAACGATTTCTTTCAATTTCATAATCGCTCTATTTAATCTTTTGAAtctctttacgactgaagatagaaagacatgaacatcttggatgacaagggagtgagtcaattatttgtaaattgttgttctggtgTAACGGGACTCGACAAAAGCGTGGATAGATCCAAGTGTGAGCTTTATTGTACAGATCgtggtcaagacaggcagggtcagacaccagcaaacagtaacatccagggcaagacaaaagcgtaatccaaaaaacatgcaaagaggtcaaaataccagagagcagtccaaagtagcaAATGAAACAAGACAGTGAAACAAGGCTATGGAACTTGGCAATGACAATGAAACAAGACAatggaaaaataacaaaacaatgcaTGAAACAGGGAAaatgcttggtagagtccgcaaaggcaaaacaatacttcacagagtcctgtttggcatggccctccttaaatggctgccaaacagcagtggcagacagtgaaaaactggaggacctgggccgtgaagcagtggcagacagtgaagcactggagcaGAAGTCCACCATGTCAGATCCCGAGGAGCCTGGAGCCATAGCGGGACAGGCAGAGCAGAGAGCCAGGGTGGggtaggcagagcagggagccatggcagggcaggcagagcagggtgCCCGGGTGGAGCTGGCAACCAGTTcagcagagcagacaggagcaaagATCCCCACAATGGAACAGATGAGTCCGAAGATCTCCACAATGAAGCAGACGACCACCACAGCAGAGCAGAGGAGAGCAGGAATCCCCACGGCAGAGCAGAGAGTTCATGGGCAACTTCCTTGGCCATGACAGAACAGGCAGAGAATTCATGATTGGCCTCCTTGGCCGTGACATGGCAGGGAGACAGTTCAGAGGTGGCCTCCATGGCCATGACAGGACAGAAAGCTGCCACCTCTGGGGGTTCTGCAGCAGGAGCTGCTACCCTCTCAGGTTCTGCAGCGGACGCCGCCTCCTCTGGAGGCACTGGTGCAAATTCATGGACGGGAGAAGCCTCTGGGGCAGGCTCATGGACAGGAGAGGTCTCGGGGGCAGACTCATGGACAGGAGAGGCAGTGAGTTCATGGAAGGACGCCGCCTCCtcaggaggttctgcagcaggAGCTGCCACCTCTGGAGGCACTGGCACGAATTTGTGGGCAGGAGGGGCCTCTGGgacagactcgtggacagacaaggcctctggagcagacttgtggtaagacgaggcctctggagcagactcgtggtcagaTGAGGCAATGAGTTCATGGatggacgccacctccttagtcaagttaagtcaagtcacctttatttatataccgcctttaacaatacagaattgtgacaaggcggctgtacagtattaaataggaaacagtacatcaacaatgccaaaggcaacagtaaacactcactttttaggtaaaggtagttaatcaaaaacaataaaataaaatgcaatattgtgttaagagaaagtgtcgccagctaagcaagccagaggcgacagcggcaaggaaccaaaactccatcggtgacaaatggagaaaaaaccttgggagaaaccaggctcagtcggggggccagttctcctctggccaaagttcccgtggtcttgtgccgacagccgtctaggtgatgtggtctttaatgtggatccgtctctggggctcatctagttgatgtggactccgctgacattcagggctgtagaggtcgtctctaggtgctgatccaccgtctgggctgggttcggactggatccgggggactgcagtgaccatctgatctggatacggactggatctggtggttaatgtgacctcggaataagagagaaacagactaatattagcgtagatgccattcttctgacgatgcactgagtacatcgggtgttatgggaagtgttcccggttctggttgacctaattagtgcagcctaacaatcctttaacggatttgaattataagaatatgttgatttgttatgtgtaagcaaggttaaagagatgggtctttaatctagatttaaactgacagagtgtgtctgtgtcccgaacattgtagggtagattgttccagagtttgggcgctagataagaaaatgatctcccgcccacggttgattttgatattctcggtattatcaaattgccagagttttgagaacgcagcggacgtgagggactataatgtgataggagctcgctcaggtactgaggagctaaaccattcagggctttgtaagtaattagcaagattttaaaatctatacgatgtttaatagggagccagtgcagtgtagacagaaccgggctaatatgatcatactttttggttctagtaagaactctagctgctgcattttggaccagctggagtttgtttattaagcgagcagaacaaccacccaataaagcattacaataatctaaccgtgaggtcataaatgcatgaattaatgtttcagcatttgacattgatagcataggtcgtagtttagatatatttttgagatggaaaaatgcagttttgcaaatactagagatgtggttttcaaaggaaagatttccatcaaatagcacacctaggttcctgactgatgacgaagaattgacagaacagccatcaagtattagacagtgttgtaggttattacacgctgaggttttaggctcaataattaacacctctgttttttcagaatttagcagtaagaaattacttgtcatccaattttttaactcaactacacaatccattagtttttcaaactggtacgtttcgccgggccgtgaagaaatatagagctgggtatcatcagcatagcagtgaaagctaacaccatatttcctgatgatatcacccaagggtaacatgtaaagcgtaaaaagtaatggccctagtactgagccttgcggtactccacACTGCACTTGtaatcgatatgatacctcttcatttactgccatgaattgatggcggtcagatagatacgatttgaaccatgccaatgcactaccactaatgccaacataattctcaagtctattcaagagaatgttgtggtcaacagtatcaaacgcagcactaagatccagtagcactaacagagagatacaaccacgatcggatgacaagagtagatcatttgtaactctaataagagcagtctcagtactatggtacggtctaaaacctgactgaaaatcctcacagatatcatatttctgtaggaaggaagataactgtgaggatacaaccttttctaatatcttcgacagaaatgggagattcgagataggtctgtaattagttaattcgttggggtcaagttgtggttttttaattagaggcttaatagcagccagtttgaaggttttggggacatatcctaatgacagtgatgaattaataatatttagcagaggatctatgagatctggaagcaagtcttttagtagcctagatggaatagggtctagcatacaagttgttggtttagatgatttaacaagtttatacaattcttcctgacctatagtagagaatgagtggaactgttccccaggagatctatagcgcactatctgatgcaacactgtaattgacggctgcatagtgacaattttgtctctaattgtatcgatcttagaagtaaagtagttcatgaagtcattactgctatgctgatgggcatagtcagtgcctgttggttctttattttttgttaacttagccactgtattgagtAATTatctagggttatgtttgttttcttctaaaagagtcgaaaagtaatcagatctggccgattttaacgcttttctatacgatagggtacattcccgccaagtagtacgaaaaacctctaattttgttttcctccagctgcgctccattttccgggttgctctctttagggcgcgagtgtgctcattataccacggggtcggactattttccttaa from Labeo rohita strain BAU-BD-2019 unplaced genomic scaffold, IGBB_LRoh.1.0 scaffold_1364, whole genome shotgun sequence carries:
- the LOC127158155 gene encoding trace amine-associated receptor 4-like, translated to MTSNETQTENIFLCYPLQPNSCLKRHRLTVVKVAIYAVLLLMILTTVFGNLLIIISISHFKQLQSPTHLIVRSLAASDCLLGSLVMPYSMVRSVEGCWYLGDFVCKVHSSFDMTFSISSLLHLSLISVDRYWAICDPLRYKMRVTNNTVTVFITFTWLFSFLYSFPIVFSGVNKIGLESFIMQVYCVGSCVLFFNKEWGIICPVLTFFLPGTIMSSLYLKIFYVAQKHAKVMSERVTGGMKSQSSAHRERKAAKTLAIVMGVYLFCWLPIFIAAIIDSFLNFVTPGDVFDALFWFAYLNSTCNPLIYGFFYPCFQKAFKILISTYICGIKHSNTLIFE